In Marivirga salinae, a single window of DNA contains:
- a CDS encoding PKD domain-containing protein, with protein MKNLKQIRQWGVLLLASIIMVSCTKDEPTVGEPPNADAGTDINAFVDSNVTLNGSNSSDPEGGTLTFSWELTQRPSGSSASISNASSAEATFIPDEAGEYVAALTVEDEDGNSDSDDVIISATVNDNEAPEAIITDSNNQFIAPENNNNVINVGNTIQLSGVNSSDPEGDDLTYLWEVTSAPTNSTPTLVNEETVTLDFTADLAGEYTITLTVSDGNGNESTAEATIEAEVSPVEINSDVNENTTWENVYDDPSLPDYIITRSIDINAELTVDAGVYVQVVEDAFIRVESSGFLNAVGTESDSIKFTSSNIPAGLHWGGINFISGYIQNELTFTEISYAGNSDIAYLNSGWRRANIAVSDNGRLTLKNSTVSNSKEEGVYIAGDLRSFENNNFKENSSYPVSIPFNAVGIIDGNSDVSGNGNSSSVRIYGSTMTDDQSMVALANQQSYRVTGEIDLESVLNIGEGVQFAFDEDVFFRVNETGNIIAEGTASNKIVMTSSNISAGLHWGGLDINSGYSSNKLDHVEVSYAGNSDMFYENSAWRSANVGIQDNGYLTISNSTITNSQDVGVYCGNESLNTFASNNFVDNSGYAIYIEFNDVGAIDGNTTFSGNGDNGVTIYGSTTSDNVTMAKLSGSAYYLFNGSSVVGSDLDIEEGTEMRFNEDVKLTVNSNGTISAIGTSNSMITFTSANQAGGINWAGILIESSSAVNEFSFVEVSYGGSDDIDYINSAWRRSNVAINSGELKMNDCTISNGEGTGITISSDSFLNGLNSSSTDPEAQIEANNTFTNNGMDNILFL; from the coding sequence ATGAAAAATTTAAAACAAATAAGACAATGGGGGGTGCTTTTACTAGCATCCATTATTATGGTTTCATGTACTAAAGACGAACCTACAGTGGGAGAGCCACCAAACGCAGACGCAGGTACTGATATAAATGCTTTTGTGGATAGTAATGTTACTCTAAACGGAAGTAATTCCTCAGACCCAGAGGGAGGAACATTAACCTTTAGTTGGGAATTAACTCAAAGGCCAAGTGGAAGTAGTGCTAGTATATCTAATGCATCAAGTGCAGAGGCAACATTTATTCCGGATGAAGCAGGTGAATATGTGGCTGCATTAACAGTTGAGGATGAAGATGGTAATTCTGATTCTGATGATGTGATTATTTCAGCTACTGTTAATGATAATGAAGCACCTGAGGCTATCATTACGGATTCAAATAATCAATTTATTGCTCCAGAAAATAATAATAATGTAATTAATGTTGGAAATACTATTCAACTTTCAGGAGTAAATTCATCTGATCCTGAGGGTGATGATTTGACTTATCTATGGGAAGTAACATCAGCCCCAACTAATAGTACTCCTACTTTAGTGAATGAAGAGACCGTTACATTAGATTTTACTGCTGATTTAGCTGGAGAATATACCATCACTTTAACAGTTAGTGACGGAAATGGTAATGAAAGTACAGCGGAGGCCACTATTGAAGCGGAAGTTTCACCTGTTGAAATAAATTCAGATGTTAATGAAAATACAACTTGGGAAAATGTATATGATGATCCAAGCTTACCAGATTATATTATTACCAGAAGTATAGATATAAATGCTGAGTTAACTGTAGATGCAGGTGTATATGTTCAAGTTGTAGAAGATGCATTTATTAGAGTAGAATCATCAGGATTTTTAAATGCAGTTGGTACTGAAAGTGATAGTATCAAATTTACTAGCTCTAATATACCTGCTGGTTTACATTGGGGAGGTATTAATTTTATTTCAGGTTATATTCAGAATGAATTGACTTTCACGGAAATTTCATATGCGGGCAATAGCGATATCGCGTATTTAAATAGTGGTTGGAGAAGAGCGAATATAGCGGTGTCTGATAATGGTAGATTGACCCTAAAAAATTCTACTGTTTCAAATAGTAAAGAGGAAGGGGTTTATATTGCAGGAGACCTAAGGTCCTTTGAAAACAACAATTTTAAAGAGAATAGCTCATATCCAGTTTCAATTCCTTTCAATGCAGTAGGTATAATTGATGGCAATTCGGATGTGTCTGGTAACGGCAACAGTAGTTCTGTAAGAATATATGGGTCTACGATGACCGATGACCAGTCTATGGTGGCGCTAGCCAATCAGCAATCGTATAGAGTGACAGGTGAAATTGACCTGGAAAGCGTCTTAAATATTGGAGAAGGTGTACAGTTTGCTTTTGACGAAGATGTGTTTTTCAGAGTAAATGAAACTGGGAATATTATTGCTGAAGGCACTGCTTCTAATAAGATTGTAATGACTTCCTCTAATATTAGTGCAGGGTTACACTGGGGTGGTTTAGATATTAATTCCGGTTATAGCTCAAATAAATTAGATCATGTTGAGGTTTCCTACGCTGGGAATTCAGATATGTTCTATGAAAATAGTGCATGGAGAAGTGCCAATGTAGGAATTCAAGATAATGGATATTTGACGATTTCAAACTCCACTATAACCAACAGTCAAGATGTAGGGGTCTATTGTGGAAATGAATCGCTCAATACTTTTGCTAGTAATAACTTTGTTGATAATAGCGGGTATGCGATTTATATAGAGTTCAATGATGTAGGTGCAATTGACGGGAATACCACCTTTTCAGGTAACGGTGATAATGGTGTGACAATCTACGGTTCAACCACATCTGATAATGTGACAATGGCTAAATTATCTGGATCTGCTTACTACTTATTTAACGGCTCTTCCGTAGTTGGTTCCGATTTAGACATAGAAGAAGGCACTGAAATGAGGTTCAATGAGGATGTGAAATTAACTGTAAATTCAAACGGGACTATATCAGCAATTGGTACTTCCAATAGTATGATTACGTTTACCAGTGCTAATCAAGCAGGTGGAATCAACTGGGCAGGTATATTAATTGAATCTAGTTCTGCAGTAAATGAATTCAGTTTTGTTGAAGTTTCTTATGGAGGAAGTGATGATATTGATTACATAAATAGCGCATGGAGGAGATCAAATGTTGCAATAAATTCGGGCGAATTGAAAATGAATGATTGCACCATATCCAATGGAGAAGGTACGGGAATTACTATTAGTTCCGATAGTTTCTTAAATGGCTTAAATTCTAGCAGCACAGACCCTGAAGCTCAGATTGAAGCTAATAATACATTTACTAATAATGGAATGGATAATATATTGTTCCTATAA
- a CDS encoding fibrobacter succinogenes major paralogous domain-containing protein, producing the protein MKNLSTQLITLLVFIALLCGSCDDKSEEAAPEGSPEIVTTPVSKITHNSAQSGGTITDTGLSDVTERGVVWSTSSDPKINENEGMTTNDFRDGDFTSILSELASETKYFVRAYATNDEGTAYGEEEAFTTSVQSFETVTIGDQVWMLKNLDVSVFQNGDSIPRAKTDAEWEKAGEEGTPAWCYFDNDPANGALYGKLYNWYAVIDARGFAPEGWHVPSKEEWDLLAETLGGWEVAGLKMKSTTGWIENGNGTNESGFTGLPASLRELDGYFPINGIGGKTRWWSTTPENDLNSYSGRLSYGKDRIEIWRQGKSNGFSVRCIKN; encoded by the coding sequence ATGAAAAATTTAAGCACACAATTAATTACACTATTAGTATTTATTGCACTGCTTTGTGGAAGTTGCGATGATAAAAGTGAAGAGGCAGCTCCTGAAGGTTCACCAGAGATAGTGACTACACCAGTTTCCAAGATAACACATAATTCTGCACAAAGTGGAGGAACTATTACGGATACGGGGCTTTCGGATGTAACTGAACGAGGAGTAGTATGGAGTACTTCTTCTGACCCCAAAATTAATGAAAACGAAGGCATGACAACGAATGACTTCAGAGATGGAGATTTTACTAGCATATTATCAGAATTAGCTTCTGAAACCAAGTATTTCGTTAGAGCCTATGCCACAAATGATGAAGGAACTGCCTATGGTGAAGAAGAGGCATTTACTACTAGTGTTCAGAGTTTTGAAACTGTTACAATAGGAGACCAGGTTTGGATGCTGAAAAATTTGGATGTAAGCGTTTTTCAAAATGGAGATTCTATTCCACGTGCAAAAACGGATGCAGAATGGGAAAAAGCTGGAGAGGAAGGTACACCTGCCTGGTGCTACTTTGATAATGATCCTGCTAATGGGGCGCTATATGGTAAACTTTACAACTGGTATGCTGTAATTGATGCACGGGGTTTTGCTCCAGAGGGTTGGCATGTCCCAAGTAAAGAAGAATGGGATTTATTAGCAGAAACATTAGGCGGCTGGGAAGTGGCTGGTCTCAAGATGAAATCTACCACTGGTTGGATTGAAAATGGAAATGGTACAAATGAAAGCGGCTTTACCGGTTTACCTGCTAGCCTTCGAGAACTTGATGGTTATTTTCCTATTAATGGAATTGGAGGTAAGACAAGATGGTGGAGTACCACTCCTGAAAATGATTTAAATAGTTATTCTGGAAGACTTAGCTACGGAAAAGATAGAATTGAAATTTGGAGACAAGGTAAATCAAATGGTTTTTCTGTACGCTGTATAAAGAATTGA
- a CDS encoding LytR/AlgR family response regulator transcription factor encodes MERKLRAILIDDELHCLETLKFDLNRFCSDQITIVGEAQNLVKATAMLISEKPDVLFLDIDLPGMNGLEFLETIGDIDVRIIFTTAHSKYAIPAYKFKAEAFLLKPIEASELKEVVSKIITDINKEEKHFTNERLAINDMHGTTYVPYSQIVACESNNNYCIIHLKDGNTNTVSKTLKYIEQAINSNNFLRIHQSYLVNTEYINRYLKSDGGSLEMMNKKIFPISKSYKEKVSDFLQV; translated from the coding sequence ATGGAAAGAAAATTAAGAGCAATATTAATAGATGATGAACTTCATTGTCTAGAGACTTTAAAGTTTGACCTTAATAGATTTTGTAGTGACCAAATTACCATTGTAGGTGAGGCTCAAAATTTGGTGAAAGCTACAGCTATGCTGATTTCCGAAAAACCAGATGTTCTATTCTTGGATATAGATTTGCCTGGAATGAATGGCTTGGAATTTTTAGAAACAATTGGAGATATCGATGTTAGAATTATTTTTACCACTGCACACAGTAAGTATGCTATTCCTGCTTACAAATTTAAAGCAGAAGCTTTTTTACTAAAACCCATTGAAGCTTCAGAGCTGAAAGAAGTGGTGTCAAAAATCATTACTGATATAAATAAAGAAGAAAAGCATTTTACTAATGAAAGATTGGCTATTAATGATATGCATGGGACAACTTATGTCCCTTATAGCCAAATAGTTGCTTGTGAATCTAATAATAATTATTGCATCATTCACCTCAAAGATGGAAACACCAATACTGTAAGTAAAACTTTAAAGTATATTGAGCAAGCTATTAACTCAAATAACTTTCTAAGGATTCACCAATCGTATCTAGTAAATACAGAGTATATTAATAGATACCTTAAAAGTGATGGAGGTTCATTAGAAATGATGAATAAAAAGATATTCCCAATCTCAAAAAGCTATAAAGAAAAGGTTAGCGATTTTTTACAGGTCTAA
- a CDS encoding sensor histidine kinase, with the protein MDYNQIYWVDFINIGFLGIMFFVLLYALGVYVYERKVIYFYYSLYIFVLGIYLFSRSEFIYNNITIEIEEYFPRINFFISDTFQYIAHFAALQFGILFLNAKKDYPIFFRAAYYVRIFFLLAILLSILNISTFNNQVFNDWLSYIERTVATIATIYMQIVILVQAKNKLVVFYMVGSILFLVGAVVSVFALDVIYMRIGTLIEILLFSLGLAYRSNLMQKERNIFKERMISEIQEKEELLNRYNEDLKRQVIERSEALINEQQLFEREKQKVLKLSLEKEIDRVKMTALRSQMKPHFLFNALNAIRALIIKNDSHQAYDYLTDFSRLVRYILESSENEYVSLDEELKMLKIYVRIEQMRADDSFEYSVDVDDSIDKREVSIPPLILQPFLENAIVHGVDNSKENQLISVNISLESESLIRFEVQDNGKGRNNDDNENKFAELGKKKSMAVDLTQKRLNLLDSNQARLEIKDLYLENGASAGTKVVLYLPLIINGKKIKSNINR; encoded by the coding sequence ATGGATTATAATCAAATATATTGGGTTGATTTTATCAACATTGGATTTTTAGGCATTATGTTTTTTGTTCTATTATATGCACTTGGTGTTTATGTATATGAAAGAAAAGTAATTTATTTCTATTATTCCCTCTATATTTTTGTGCTTGGTATTTATCTCTTTTCAAGATCCGAATTTATATATAATAATATCACCATTGAAATAGAAGAATATTTTCCGAGAATAAATTTTTTCATATCTGATACCTTTCAATATATAGCTCATTTTGCAGCACTCCAATTCGGCATACTATTTTTAAATGCAAAAAAGGATTACCCTATTTTCTTTAGAGCTGCCTATTACGTCAGAATCTTCTTTTTGCTAGCCATATTACTATCTATTCTAAATATTAGTACTTTCAATAATCAAGTATTTAATGATTGGTTATCCTATATAGAACGGACAGTAGCTACCATAGCTACCATCTATATGCAGATAGTAATTTTAGTACAGGCCAAGAATAAATTAGTGGTTTTTTATATGGTTGGATCCATTTTATTTTTAGTTGGAGCTGTTGTATCTGTTTTCGCTTTGGATGTAATTTACATGCGTATTGGTACCTTAATAGAAATTCTATTGTTTTCATTGGGTTTAGCTTATCGGTCTAATCTGATGCAAAAGGAAAGGAACATTTTTAAAGAGCGCATGATTTCTGAAATCCAAGAGAAGGAAGAATTATTGAATAGATATAACGAAGATCTGAAAAGGCAGGTAATAGAAAGAAGTGAGGCCCTTATAAATGAACAGCAACTTTTTGAAAGGGAAAAGCAAAAGGTTTTGAAACTTTCGCTTGAGAAAGAAATCGATCGTGTAAAAATGACTGCGTTAAGAAGTCAAATGAAACCCCATTTTCTATTTAATGCGCTCAATGCAATCAGAGCCTTAATTATCAAAAACGACTCGCATCAAGCATATGATTACTTAACCGATTTTTCTAGACTGGTAAGATATATTTTAGAAAGTAGTGAAAACGAATATGTTAGCCTTGATGAGGAGTTGAAAATGCTTAAAATATATGTGAGAATTGAGCAAATGCGTGCAGACGATAGTTTTGAGTATTCTGTTGATGTCGATGATTCCATTGATAAACGAGAGGTTAGTATTCCTCCACTAATTTTACAACCCTTTTTGGAAAATGCTATAGTACATGGAGTTGATAATTCTAAGGAAAACCAATTAATTAGTGTTAATATAAGCTTAGAATCAGAATCTTTAATTCGGTTTGAAGTTCAAGACAATGGAAAAGGAAGGAATAATGATGATAACGAAAATAAATTTGCTGAGCTAGGGAAGAAAAAATCTATGGCGGTTGATCTGACACAAAAACGTTTAAATTTGTTAGACAGTAATCAAGCGAGATTAGAAATAAAGGATCTCTATTTAGAAAATGGAGCTTCAGCTGGAACAAAAGTAGTTTTATATTTACCTCTAATTATTAATGGAAAGAAAATTAAGAGCAATATTAATAGATGA
- the uvrA gene encoding excinuclease ABC subunit UvrA — MEVVEKQNGQVDFENLDPKKYIIIKGARVNNLKNLSVAIPRNKLVVVTGLSGSGKSSLAFDTLFAEGQRMYVESLSSYARQFLGRMEKPEVDYIRGVSPAIAIEQKVNTRNPRSTVGTTTEIYDYMKLLFARIGVTYSPKTGKKVTRDTVTSISDAIHQHKEGERFMVLAPLIVPKGRTLQQELELLLSKGYTRVVHKDEVLQIEDILEENQSLKRKDLFILIDRTSVQKEDEDNQFRIADSIQTAFFEGHGECIIDYVESDGKKAFNDRFELDGIQFEEPSINLFSFNNPYGACRTCEGFGKVLGIDEDLVIPDKTLSVYEGAIAPWKGETMKKWAEPLLKHGIEFDFPIHRPIEELSKEEYQLLWEGNKYFKGLNAFFDHLQSKMHKIQYRVMLSRYRGRTVCPDCKGTRLRKDAGYVKINEASIIDLVLKPIDKLIEFFSTIKLTENEQKIAGRILKEINNRLEYLMEVGLSYLTLNRLTSSLSGGEFQRIKLATSLGSALVGSMYILDEPSIGLHPRDTARLVKVLKSLRDMGNTVIVVEHEEEVMLEADEIIDIGPDAGVHGGNLVFQGNLEELKKADNTHTARFLNGSNEVAVPKSRRKWKNSISIKGAKENNLDIKEVKIPLEVLTVVTGVSGSGKSTLIKKILNPALAKMIGQGSTESTGKFEKLDGDYKKVKSIEFVDQNPIGKSSRSNPVTYVKAYDAIRQLFSDQTLAKQRGYKPAFFSFNVDGGRCEMCQGEGIQKIEMQFMADIELTCESCKGQRFKNEILEINYNGKNIAEVLDMTVEESLEFFAGNNPIINKLQPLFDVGLGYIRLGQSSNSLSGGEAQRVKLASYLGKGGSLKNDHNLFIFDEPTTGLHFHDIKKLLESINALIEQGNSVIIIEHNMEVIKTADWIIDLGPEGGAKGGKVVFEGLPEDMAKLKDNYTAEFLKEKL, encoded by the coding sequence ATGGAAGTAGTCGAAAAACAAAATGGTCAGGTGGATTTTGAAAACCTTGACCCTAAAAAATATATCATTATTAAAGGCGCTCGGGTTAATAATTTGAAAAACCTTAGTGTTGCCATTCCTAGAAATAAATTAGTAGTAGTTACCGGATTATCTGGCTCTGGAAAATCATCCTTGGCTTTTGATACTTTATTTGCAGAAGGGCAAAGAATGTATGTCGAAAGTTTGAGCTCTTATGCACGCCAGTTTTTAGGCAGAATGGAAAAACCAGAAGTCGATTATATAAGAGGCGTTTCTCCTGCTATTGCCATAGAACAAAAAGTAAATACCCGAAATCCAAGATCTACTGTCGGGACAACCACCGAGATTTACGACTATATGAAACTCCTTTTCGCAAGAATTGGAGTGACCTATTCTCCTAAAACTGGAAAAAAAGTTACTAGAGATACCGTCACAAGCATTTCAGACGCCATCCATCAGCATAAGGAAGGTGAACGCTTTATGGTTTTGGCTCCTTTGATTGTACCTAAAGGCAGAACTTTGCAGCAAGAACTGGAGTTGCTTTTGAGTAAAGGCTATACTAGAGTGGTTCATAAAGATGAAGTTTTACAGATAGAAGATATTTTAGAGGAAAATCAATCCTTAAAAAGAAAAGACTTATTTATACTGATTGATAGAACTTCTGTTCAGAAAGAGGATGAAGACAATCAATTCCGAATTGCTGATTCCATTCAAACTGCTTTTTTTGAAGGGCATGGAGAATGTATTATTGATTATGTGGAATCAGATGGTAAAAAAGCATTTAATGATCGATTTGAATTGGATGGAATTCAATTTGAAGAGCCTTCCATCAATTTATTTAGTTTCAACAATCCTTATGGTGCTTGCAGAACTTGCGAAGGTTTCGGAAAAGTATTAGGGATAGATGAAGATTTAGTAATTCCTGATAAAACGCTTTCAGTTTATGAAGGCGCTATAGCTCCCTGGAAAGGCGAAACCATGAAAAAATGGGCAGAACCTTTATTGAAGCATGGAATCGAATTTGATTTTCCTATCCACCGACCGATTGAAGAATTATCAAAAGAAGAATATCAATTACTTTGGGAAGGAAATAAATATTTCAAAGGTTTGAATGCATTTTTTGATCACCTACAATCTAAAATGCATAAAATTCAGTACCGCGTAATGCTTTCCCGCTACAGAGGGAGAACCGTATGCCCGGATTGCAAAGGCACTCGCTTAAGAAAAGATGCAGGTTATGTGAAAATCAATGAAGCTTCTATTATTGATTTGGTTTTAAAGCCAATTGATAAATTAATTGAATTTTTCAGCACCATAAAACTCACTGAAAATGAGCAAAAAATAGCAGGTAGAATTCTCAAGGAAATCAATAACAGATTGGAATACCTGATGGAAGTTGGTTTGAGTTATCTGACATTAAACAGATTAACTTCTTCTCTTTCTGGGGGTGAATTTCAACGGATCAAATTAGCAACTTCATTAGGCAGTGCCTTAGTGGGTTCCATGTACATTTTAGATGAACCTTCTATTGGTTTGCATCCCAGAGATACTGCTAGATTAGTAAAAGTCTTGAAATCATTGCGAGATATGGGCAATACCGTAATCGTGGTAGAGCATGAAGAAGAAGTAATGCTGGAAGCGGATGAAATTATTGATATCGGTCCTGATGCTGGAGTTCATGGAGGAAATTTAGTTTTTCAAGGTAATTTAGAAGAATTAAAGAAGGCTGATAATACCCATACTGCCCGATTCTTAAATGGCAGCAATGAAGTAGCCGTTCCGAAAAGCAGGAGAAAATGGAAAAACAGCATCTCTATAAAAGGAGCTAAAGAAAATAATCTCGATATAAAAGAAGTGAAAATTCCTTTAGAGGTTTTGACTGTGGTAACTGGAGTCAGTGGTTCTGGGAAATCTACTTTGATTAAAAAGATTTTGAATCCTGCTTTAGCTAAAATGATTGGGCAAGGAAGTACTGAAAGCACTGGTAAATTTGAAAAACTTGATGGGGATTATAAAAAAGTAAAATCCATTGAGTTTGTAGATCAAAATCCTATTGGGAAATCTTCTCGCTCCAATCCGGTGACTTATGTGAAAGCCTATGATGCCATCCGTCAGTTATTTTCAGATCAGACTTTAGCTAAACAAAGGGGCTACAAACCTGCCTTTTTCAGTTTTAATGTGGATGGTGGAAGATGCGAAATGTGTCAAGGTGAAGGCATCCAGAAAATTGAAATGCAGTTTATGGCGGATATCGAGTTGACTTGTGAAAGTTGTAAAGGCCAGCGATTCAAAAATGAAATCCTTGAAATCAATTATAATGGTAAAAATATAGCCGAGGTACTGGATATGACTGTAGAGGAAAGTCTTGAGTTTTTTGCAGGCAATAATCCTATCATTAACAAACTACAACCCCTATTTGATGTAGGCTTAGGATATATCCGATTAGGACAATCTTCCAATTCATTGAGTGGTGGAGAAGCTCAACGAGTGAAATTAGCTTCTTACTTAGGAAAAGGTGGAAGCTTAAAAAATGATCACAACCTCTTTATTTTTGATGAACCTACTACAGGCTTGCATTTCCATGATATCAAAAAATTATTAGAATCCATTAATGCTTTAATCGAGCAAGGCAATTCAGTGATTATAATTGAGCACAACATGGAAGTAATTAAAACAGCTGATTGGATAATTGATTTAGGTCCTGAAGGCGGTGCTAAAGGTGGGAAAGTTGTTTTCGAAGGCTTGCCAGAAGATATGGCAAAGCTTAAGGATAATTATACAGCGGAGTTTTTGAAGGAGAAATTGTAA
- a CDS encoding TetR/AcrR family transcriptional regulator codes for MDKRELILEATLELITENGFHATPMSMISKKAKVAAGTIYHHFENKEVLLEALYAESKKKMGRAMQLATVNGENYETDFKSIWISLFIFYADNSNTFQFLEQYAQSPFIRKETKEEQRKHYQPIIDFLGEGIRKGNLKSMDVEILTEMVHGTVASAAKIFHQNKGLSKNAIDQLAQFAWQAAKA; via the coding sequence ATGGATAAAAGAGAACTCATATTAGAAGCCACTTTGGAATTAATCACGGAAAATGGATTTCATGCCACTCCAATGTCAATGATTAGTAAAAAAGCTAAAGTAGCGGCTGGTACAATTTACCATCACTTTGAAAACAAAGAAGTCTTATTAGAAGCTTTGTATGCTGAATCCAAAAAGAAAATGGGAAGAGCAATGCAATTGGCTACTGTAAATGGTGAAAATTATGAAACTGATTTTAAATCCATATGGATTTCTCTTTTCATCTTTTATGCTGATAATAGTAATACATTTCAGTTTTTGGAGCAATATGCACAGTCCCCTTTTATTAGAAAGGAGACTAAAGAAGAACAAAGAAAACATTATCAACCCATCATAGACTTTCTTGGTGAAGGAATTAGAAAAGGAAATCTAAAATCAATGGATGTGGAGATTTTAACAGAAATGGTGCACGGGACAGTAGCTTCAGCCGCTAAAATTTTTCATCAAAATAAAGGCTTATCCAAAAATGCAATTGATCAATTAGCACAGTTTGCTTGGCAAGCTGCAAAAGCATAA
- a CDS encoding SDR family NAD(P)-dependent oxidoreductase yields the protein MKTALITGASSGIGLELAKIHAQKGDNLVLVARSEQKLNDLKVELESKHNIKATVIALDLSKTESAHQLFDLTEEKNIKVDYLINNAGFGDFEEFHKSDLNKAMQMIDLNIKSLTILTKLYLDGMLERKSGKIMQLASTASFQPGPLMAVYYATKHYVLAFSEAIAEELNGSGVSVTALCPGPTASGFQNAADLGDSKLVKNKKLPSSAEVAEYGYKSMMKGKRVAIHGFQNKLMALSVRFTPRSWVASLVKKLSEKG from the coding sequence ATGAAAACTGCATTAATTACAGGCGCTTCCTCTGGCATAGGCTTGGAGCTAGCAAAAATTCACGCACAAAAAGGAGACAACTTAGTTCTAGTAGCGAGATCAGAACAAAAGTTAAATGATCTTAAAGTAGAATTAGAAAGTAAACATAATATTAAAGCAACAGTAATTGCTTTAGATCTTTCTAAAACAGAATCTGCACATCAACTTTTTGACCTTACTGAAGAGAAAAATATTAAAGTTGATTATCTGATCAATAATGCTGGCTTTGGTGATTTTGAAGAATTTCACAAATCAGATTTAAATAAAGCCATGCAAATGATAGACCTTAATATAAAAAGCTTAACTATTTTAACTAAGCTATACTTAGATGGCATGTTGGAAAGAAAATCAGGAAAAATCATGCAATTGGCTTCCACCGCTTCCTTTCAACCGGGCCCATTAATGGCGGTGTATTATGCTACTAAACACTATGTTTTAGCTTTTTCAGAAGCTATAGCTGAAGAACTTAATGGATCTGGCGTTTCAGTTACTGCACTTTGCCCTGGACCAACCGCCTCAGGCTTTCAAAATGCAGCTGATTTAGGTGATTCTAAATTGGTGAAGAACAAGAAATTACCATCATCAGCTGAAGTTGCTGAATATGGATATAAATCCATGATGAAGGGAAAAAGAGTAGCCATTCACGGATTTCAGAATAAATTGATGGCTTTAAGTGTTCGTTTTACTCCTAGAAGTTGGGTCGCATCACTGGTGAAGAAACTATCTGAGAAAGGATGA